The window AGTACTCTCCTCAGGGTTTTATCTAGGGCTAGTTTAACATCTTTATTCCTCAAACTGTAGATCAGAGGGTTAAGCATGGGAACCACGTTGGTGTAGAAGACTGAAGCAAACTTGCCTTCCTCCATCAATCCAGAAAAAGAGGTTGTTAAGTAAGTAAACGCCCCAGACCCAAAAAACAGAGCTACAGCAATTATGTGAGAGCCACATGTGCTGAAGGCTTTGGATCGTCCCTCAGCAGAAGGAATGCGAAGAATGTTGGAAAGAATCAAAGCATAAGAGATGAAGATGCTGACACTGGACACTGTGATGACCACTCCAACAACCGTGAAGAACACAAGCTCATTGATGTGGGTGCTGCTGCAGGAGAGCTGCAGAAGCGGGAGAACCTCACAGAGGTAATGGCAGATGACATTGGAATCACAAAAGGTCAGTCTCAGCATGCTTCCAGTGTGGGCCATGGCCCCAGCAAACCCTATCACATAGGAGCCAATCATGAGCAAAAAGCAGACCTGAGGGGACATGATGACAGTGTACAGCAAAGGGTTGCAGATGGCCACGTAGCGATCATAGGCCATCGATACCAAGACACAGCACTCGGCATtgacaaagaaacagaagaaaaacagttGAGTCATGCACCCCATGTAGGAGATGATGTTTTCTGACACAAAGTCATTCAGCATTTTGGGGGTAAACACACAGGAATAACAGAGATCTATAAAGGACAAGTTGAAGAGGAAAAAGTACATTGGGGTATGAAGACTAGAATTCAGCCCAATTAAGGTGATCAAGCCCAAGTTGCCCACCACAGTGAATATATAGATCCCCAAgaacaggaggaagagagggagctGGAGCTCTGATTGTTCTGATAATCCCAGAAGGATAAACTCGGTCACTAAGGAGCTGTTTCTCAGAGTCATTCTCTTCTGGCACATCGACTagggaaacaaaggacaaaaCACAAAGTTATACAAGAATAAACATGAGTAATGGAAGAAGGCTAGAGAAGATCGGTCAGGGCATAGATGCCTCCCTtcttctgccctcttccctcatCTATGCCTCTCTCTGTCCTAAACTGTCGATAATATGACTAAGGCAGCATCTCAGCTCCCCTGATGCTAGTCAGGAACCCCAGCTACCCTGTTGGCATGGGCAGCAAGGATTCTGTCTCTGCTTAAGAAATGAAGAGGCAGCATACCTCAAGGGGCTGCCCCATCTCAGAAAGATGCCCCAAGGGCCAGGGGTACAACTTGGACCTGCTGTCTCAGGCTTTGTGACACAGAAGTTCCCATGTCCCCCATCATGCCCAGCTattctctgcctttctctcccaAACACATATTACCTTGAGAGAAAGCCAAGCCAAAAGCCAAGAGTGTTCCCTACTGGCTCTGCCCTATACCTTTTCAGTGCTGGATTTATGCAATGCTTTCTCCATTAGCCAGAGGCATAAGATGGTGCTGCTAGAATGTAAAGCAGACAGCCTTGCAGGCTAACTCTTCTGATTCTTATGATGCTGGGAACGTAGCTTTAACAGACCCAAATTCTCCAAGGTGCTTGAGGAATAGCCCAGAGTTTCTGTTTGTGGATTTCCCCAGATGGTCTTCATCAACTTCAGAAGAAAAACATTAGCACTCTTTTCCACCAGGACCCCAGCTGGCATACCATGGGGGACTTTAAACTTCATGACAATCTTAGAGACCTGATTAGTTATAGTCTCTCCTGGGAATTTCTCTTAGATCTGTTTTTAGATAGAGGAAACCGCACTCTGTTTACATCCTGCATCAGTAACATCTTGAGAGCTGG is drawn from Urocitellus parryii isolate mUroPar1 chromosome 4, mUroPar1.hap1, whole genome shotgun sequence and contains these coding sequences:
- the LOC113193776 gene encoding olfactory receptor 8B4; this encodes MCQKRMTLRNSSLVTEFILLGLSEQSELQLPLFLLFLGIYIFTVVGNLGLITLIGLNSSLHTPMYFFLFNLSFIDLCYSCVFTPKMLNDFVSENIISYMGCMTQLFFFCFFVNAECCVLVSMAYDRYVAICNPLLYTVIMSPQVCFLLMIGSYVIGFAGAMAHTGSMLRLTFCDSNVICHYLCEVLPLLQLSCSSTHINELVFFTVVGVVITVSSVSIFISYALILSNILRIPSAEGRSKAFSTCGSHIIAVALFFGSGAFTYLTTSFSGLMEEGKFASVFYTNVVPMLNPLIYSLRNKDVKLALDKTLRRVLC